From Toxorhynchites rutilus septentrionalis strain SRP chromosome 2, ASM2978413v1, whole genome shotgun sequence, a single genomic window includes:
- the LOC129765770 gene encoding uncharacterized protein LOC129765770, whose amino-acid sequence MHAGPQLMTTTIRQKFWILRGRDLLRQVYHQCHTCFRRKPVLIQQATADLPNSRVTPSRPFSVSGVDYCGPILLRGPHRRAGSVKAYIALFLCFSTRAVHLELVSDLSTAAFLAALKRFIARRGKVCELHSDNATNFKGAANELHHLFKMLKTDDSSRKLIFDWCANAEIRWKFIPPRAPHFGGLWEAAVKSAKSHLLKEVGNTTVTHEEMLTLLAQVEMCLNSRPITEMSNDPTDLEALTPGHFLVGSNLQSIPEADYKQLPDNKLNRWQLMQKRLQAIWKRWSTEYLQQLQARSSKGIKPPVDIRVGRLVIIKDDNLPPAQWMLGRITKIHPAHDGIVRVVTLKTASADNVVRPVVKLSLLPMPSNVNDVENEVTK is encoded by the coding sequence ATGCACGCCGGACCGCAGCTGATGACGACCACCATCAGACAGAAGTTCTGGATTCTACGAGGCAGAGATTTATTGCGTCAAGTGTACCACCAGTGCCATACCTGCTTCCGTAGAAAACCGGTATTGATCCAGCAAGCAACAGCAGATTTACCTAACTCCAGAGTGACACCGTCGCGGCCATTTTCAGTCTCCGGTGTCGACTATTGCGGCCCGATCCTCTTACGTGGTCCACACCGTAGAGCAGGATCAGTCAAAGCATACATCGCTTTATTCTTGTGCTTCTCAACGCGGGCCGTACATCTGGAGCTCGTTAGCGATCTCTCCACAGCAGCATTCCTGGCTGCTCTGAAGCGGTTCATAGCACGGCGTGGCAAGGTCTGTGAACTTCATTCAGACAATGCTACAAACTTTAAAGGAGCCGCCAACGAGCTGCATCATCTCTTTAAAATGCTTAAAACGGACGACAGCAGCCGAAAACTCATTTTCGACTGGTGCGCTAATGCAGAAATCAGGTGGAAATTCATTCCACCGCGCGCACCTCACTTTGGTGGTCTGTGGGAGGCGGCGGTGAAATCGGCGAAGAGTCATCTTCTGAAGGAAGTGGGTAATACAACCGTCACCCACGAAGAAATGCTGACCCTGCTCGCCCAGGTCGAAATGTGCCTCAACTCACGGCCCATAACTGAGATGTCCAATGACCCAACGGATCTAGAGGCTCTTACACCGGGTCATTTCCTGGTCGGTTCGAACCTGCAATCGATTCCAGAAGCCGACTACAAGCAATTACCAGACAACAAGCTCAACCGTTGGCAGCTGATGCAAAAACGACTCCAGGCAATTTGGAAGCGCTGGAGCACCGAGTATTTACAGCAGCTGCAAGCCCGTTCATCAAAAGGCATCAAACCTCCCGTTGACATCCGAGTGGGCCGACTAGTCATCATTAAGGACGACAACCTTCCCCCAGCCCAGTGGATGTTGGGTCGCATAACGAAGATTCATCCCGCTCATGATGGTATCGTTAGAGTCGTCACCTTGAAGACGGCATCTGCAGACAATGTTGTCCGTCCTGTCGTCAAACTTTCACTTCTTCCAATGCCATCAAACGTGAACGACGTTGAGAATGAGGTAACAAAATGA
- the LOC129765771 gene encoding uncharacterized protein LOC129765771 gives MFLVRLDCRPLLVAITILCLDDVRREPCLTDPGMDERSSMELRQGDGEPSRSRVTRSLAEGLCQPSTLVSWSCLVIAAGPTLEQSHTRRADQAFRFPAVRSVAEAQIVSCYNLKLCMQNEHSDAADDDYGADDYDVCGRNGRNGLVRILRINGRTLGRLPGRATVTAKCMPRDGVVYSEKGGPISKEEYAAKSDNVGYEACIEFLYQRIRILQTVSTEIQHRSQAAPTKVAGPHSFSKKLPTTKAVANSATASSRPSPPSCIACPEKHLLFQCSAFQRMTVEQRRELISQKRLCWNCFKSSHIARRCDSKYTCRHCHERHHTLLHKSSSDPAAQSTPQYPTQQANSHGSGILVPEVSVPAHSSSPSTVFLSTVSLWIEDRFGRQHSARALIDSGSQSNFISKKLARRLCLQSDRVRVPIAGIGETTVTVTQSVISTIHSKNNEFSSKLEFLVLPNPTSELPTSNVDISMWKIPSNFPLADPAFNVSSPIDLLLGIEQFHEYIMSGRIILGKGCPVLFETVFGWAVIGRCYGTTPPTTPVCHIATTRNLESLLERFWELESLQSDRIYSAKEIACEELYQGTTTRKSDGRYVVSLPKSQDPYIQLGESRAIAERRLLCLERKLERDASVKEAYHEFLEEYSRLGHMRRLEDPVDNSIYHYYLPHHPVFKASSTTTKVRVVFDASCRTSSGSSLNDLLLVGPIVQEDLQSIKLRFRTKPIGLVADIEKMFRQIAVCRNDQPLLSFRPLPTLATDEGENFPMAKKAVLEDFYVDDLISGASTPEEAVELRRQLSAMLQSAGFPLRKWASNSSAVLAEIPSEELAIQPVYESADEQSRWWTGPAWLKQTKKHWPSQLVDSVASSKAVVEECKVCLAALISPTDQLCDWLFNCFSSYTKLRKAVAYFLRYMGVLHATAAKKHPDGACAASSKTPCEPHTHLTASDLQDAEHVLCQLSQRETFPTELKALRNGRPVDKTSPMKFFNPMLSKDGLIKVGGRIQDSNSPEIQSSSRVNTDWHTCLLITTTEL, from the exons ATGTTTTTGGTTCGACTCGACTGTCGTCCTTTGCTGGTTGCGATCACCATCCTATGTCTGGACGACGTACGTCGCGAACCGTGTCTCACAGATCCAGGAATGGACGAAAGGTCATCGATGGAATTACGTCAAGGGGACGGAGAACCCAGCCGATCTCGTGTCACGAGGAGTCTTGCCGAAGGACTTTGTCAGCCTTCAACACTGGTTTCATGGTCCTGCCTGGTTATCGCTGCTGGACCAACACTGGAACAATCCCACACG CGCCGGGCCGACCAGGCTTTCCGTTTTCCCGCCGTGCGGTCGGTCGCGGAGGCACAAATTGTTTCTTGTTACAATTTGAAACTATGTATGCAAAACGAGCACTCGGATGCTGCCGACGATGATTACGGCGCTGATGATTATGATGTGTGTGGACGGAACGGACGGAACGGTTTGGTACGGATTTTGCGCATTAATGGGCGCACACTCGGTCGACTCCCAGGGCGCGCCACGGTCACGGCCAAGTGCATGCCGCGCGATGGTGTCGTTTATAGCGAAAAAGGAGGCCCC ATATCGAAGGAGGAGTATGCAGCAAAGTCGGATAATGTTGGGTACGAAGCATGTATCGAGTTTCTCTACCAGCGAATTCGGATTCTGCAAACAGTGTCAACAGAGATCCAACATCGTTCTCAAGCAGCACCAACCAAGGTGGCCGGTCCCCATTCCTTCAGCAAGAAGCTCCCCACTACGAAGGCGGTTGCCAACTCCGCTACCGCAAGTTCGCGTCCAAGTCCACCATCCTGCATTGCATGCCCGGAGAAGCATCTATTGTTTCAGTGTTCAGCCTTTCAAAGAATGACCGTTGAGCAGCGCCGCGAACTAATTTCCCAGAAGCGACTTTGTTGGAACTGCTTCAAATCGTCGCATATCGCACGGAGATGCGACTCCAAGTACACCTGTCGTCATTGTCACGAACGCCACCATACGCTGTTGCACAAATCCTCGAGCGACCCTGCAGCACAGTCAACACCCCAGTACCCGACACAACAAGCGAATTCCCACGgatcgggtattttggttcccGAAGTAAGCGTTCCTGCTCATAGCAGTTCCCCATCAACTGTTTTCCTGTCGACTGTTTCGCTGTGGATCGAGGATCGATTTGGAAGACAACATTCTGCTCGAGCATTAATCGACTCTGGTTCGCAGTCGAACTTCATCTCAAAGAAGCTGGCTCGTCGTTTGTGTCTACAGTCAGATCGAGTACGTGTTCCCATCGCTGGCATCGGTGAAACAACAGTGACGGTTACCCAGTCTGTCATCTCCACTATCCACTCCAAGAACAACGAGTTTTCCAGCAAGTTAGAGTTCCTGGTTTTACCGAATCCAACCTCTGAACTTCCCACGTCAAATGTCGACATATCCATGTGGAAAATCCCGTCAAACTTCCCATTAGCTGACCCTGCATTCAACGTGTCGAGTCCTATCGACCTGTTACtcggaatcgaacaattccaCGAATACATTATGAGTGGTAGAATAATCCTCGGGAAAGGATGTCCAGTACTATTCGAGACTGTCTTCGGGTGGGCTGTAATCGGTCGATGCTACGGCACAACTCCACCAACTACTCCGGTCTGCCACATCGCCACCACTCGAAATCTGGAATCTCTTTTGGAACGGTTCTGGGAGCTCGAATCCTTGCAGTCCGACCGAATCTATTCTGCTAAGGAGATCGCCTGCGAGGAGCTATATCAGGGTACTACGACTAGAAAATCCGACGGGAGATATGTAGTGTCTCTTCCCAAATCACAGGACCCTTACATTCAACTCGGTGAATCCCGTGCAATCGCCGAAAGACGTCTACTATGCTTGGAGCGAAAACTTGAACGTGATGCATCCGTAAAGGAAGCCTACCATGAGTTCTTGGAAGAATATTCACGGCTAGGCCATATGCGACGGCTCGAGGATCCGGTGGACAACTCCATTTACCACTACTATTTGCCACACCACCCCGTATTCAAAGCCAGCAGTACAACCACGAAAGTACGGGTCGTATTTGATGCGTCCTGCCGTACGTCGTCTGGTAGTTCCCTCAATGATCTTCTGCTTGTCGGGCCAATCGTTCAAGAGGATCTTCAGTCAATTAAATTGCGTTTCCGGACAAAACCAATCGGTCTTGTGGCGGACATTGAAAAAATGTTCCGTCAGATTGCAGTTTGTCGCAACGATCAACCACTCCTCAGCTTCAGACCGTTACCTACG CTCGCTACAGATGAAGGCGAGAACTTTCCGATGGCCAAAAAGGCCGTCCTCGAAGACTTTTACGTGGATGACCTCATCAGCGGTGCATCTACACCCGAAGAAGCCGTAGAACTCCGTCGACAGCTCAGTGCTATGTTGCAATCCGCCGGGTTTCCGTTGAGGAAATGGGCCTCCAACAGTTCGGCAGTCCTAGCCGAAATACCATCGGAGGAATTGGCAATTCAGCCGGTTTACGAATCCGCCGACGAGCAGTCG CGATGGTGGACCGGGCCTGCTTGGCTCAAGCAGACCAAGAAACATTGGCCAAGCCAACTCGTCGATTCCGTGGCATCCTCCAAGGCTGTCGTCGAAGAATGTAAAGTGTGCCTGGCGGCACTCATATCTCCCACGGATCAACTGTGCGATTGGTTGTTCAACTGTTTCTCGTCGTATACTAAGCTACGGAAGGCCGTGGCATACTTCCTGCGGTACATGGGTGTACTGCACGCAACAGCTGCCAAGAAACATCCTGATGGGGCTTGTGCGGCATCCTCGAAGACACCATGTGAGCCACACACACATCTCACTGCATCCGATCTTCAAGACGCTGAACATGTTCTGTGTCAACTATCCCAGCGTGAAACGTTTCCGACGGAGCTGAAAGCACTACGCAATGGACGACCAGTTGACAAAACATCACCTATGAAATTCTTCAATCCAATGCTCTCCAAGGACGGCCTCATCAAGGTTGGTGGTCGTATTCAAGACTCCAACTCTCCCGAAATCCAATCATCATCTCGAGTAAACACCGACTGGCACACCTGCTTGCTGATCACTACCACCGAACTCTAA